From one Colletotrichum destructivum chromosome 3, complete sequence genomic stretch:
- a CDS encoding Putative cytochrome P450 encodes MPSPALGVHGLSLAFHGASILLRDLVLLTTYSVLLALLAVAGYRLLLHPLARVPGPRLAAISNVWYARQARDGRMLQLGKTLHKRYGPVVRVGPNEVWFDSVDAFKHIYRAGSGYDKSDFYLSTALQRPDITYTPLPTFTSPDTLDLLSERNTQRYRLQRRLIGPLYQTAHLKRHEPALDAVLARVVATLRSLDGAEIDLKEWMHIIAVESLSAVVLTWSPNYLRDRTDHSSSSHGYMGWRRKSVFGLFPLAVKLELLSKAFGRTFANLWGVTYKTPKNFRPFFTGVYRQVSRRVTAALAGKPVPKNDRKDDFLADLIRLHGDRPDFSEAYLRRMAITNFGAGHETMCSALTSVMAMIGSHPEVQRRAADEVRSATEDPKVYDNAVRLDYTQAAIKEAQRLYPVLGMSLPRTVPAEGLAVHGRVFPPGTTVGCNPVSLHRNAAIFGEDAEEFSPDRWLDGERDVKSMERFNLTWGGGGRMCPGRHLAELVVYKTIPALLEHFDVEVVMPPEKDIQYYFMAMLTGVKARFVARKKNE; translated from the exons aTGCCTTCTCCGGCGCTCGGTGTCCACGGCCTGTCCCTCGCATTTCACGGCGCATCCATCCTTCTCCGCGACTTGGTGCTGCTCACAACCTACTCGGTCCTTCTCGCCTTGCTCGCTGTCGCCGGGTACCGTCTGCTCCTCCATCCCCTAGCCCGCGTTCCCGGCCCCAGactcgccgccatctcaAATGTGTGGTACGCCCGCCAAGCCCGTGATGGACGCATGCTGCAGCTGGGCAAGACGCTGCACAAGCGGTACGGCCCCGTTGTCCGCGTCGGGCCGAACGAGGTCTGGTTCGACTCTGTAGATGCCTTCAAGCACATTTACC GGGCCGGCAGTGGTTACGATAAGTCCGACTTTTACC TGTCCACTGCGCTGCAGAGGCCGGACATCACCTACACCCCTCTTCCAACCTTCACGTCCCCCGATACCCTCGACTTGCTCTCCGAACGCAACACGCAGCGCTACCGCCTACAGCGTCGTCTCATAGGACCCCTCTACCAGACGGCACATCTAAAACGCCACGAAccggccctcgacgccgtgtTGGCCAGGGTCGTCGCCACCCTGCGGTCACTCGACGGTGCCGAGATCGACCTCAAGGAATGGATGCACATCATCGCGGTCGAGTccctctcggccgtcgtcctcacCTGGTCGCCGAACTACCTCCGCGACAGGACGGACCACTCGTCCAGCAGTCACGGCTACATGGGCTGGCGCCGCAAGTCCGTCTTCGGCCTCTTCCCCCTCGCCGTCAAGCTCGAGCTCCTCTCCAAGGCCTTCGGGAGGACCTTTGCCAACCTGTGGGGGGTCACTTACAAGACGCCCAAGAACTTCCGGCCCTTCTTCACGGGCGTCTACAGGCAGGTCTCGCGGCGGGTgacggccgccctcgcgggTAAGCCGGTCCCGAAGAACGACCGCAAGGACGACTTCCTCGCGGACCTGATCCGGCTGCACGGGGACCGGCCCGACTTCTCCGAGGCGTATCTCCGCCGCATGGCCATCACCAacttcggcgccggccacgagACCATGTGCTCGGCGCTGACGTCTGTCATGGCCATGATCGGGTCCCACCCGGAGGTGCAGCGGCGGGCGGCCGACGAGGTGCGCTCCGCCACGGAAGACCCAAAGGTCTACGACAACGCCGTCCGCCTGGACTACACCCAGgcggccatcaaggaggccCAGCGGCTGTACCCCGTCCTCGGCATGTCGCTGCCGCGCACGGTGCCCGCTgagggcctcgccgtccACGGGCGGGTCTTCCCTCCGGGGACGACCGTCGGGTGCAACCCCGTCTCGCTGCACAGGAACGCGGCCATCTTCGGGGAGGACGCGGAGGAGTTCAGCCCGGACCGCTGGTTGGACGGGGAGAGGGACGTCAAGTCCATGGAGCGGTTCAACCTCAcctggggagggggcgggaggaTGTGTCCCGGGAGACATCTCGCCGAGCTGGTGGTCTACAAGACGATACCGGCGCTGCTGGAGCACtttgacgtcgaggtcgtcatgCCTCCGGAGAAGGATATACAGTATTATTTCATGGCCATGCTGACTGGTGTGAAGGCCCGGTTTGTggccaggaagaagaacgaATGA
- a CDS encoding Putative signal recognition particle, SRP54 subunit, GTPase domain, AAA+ ATPase, translating to MLEFQAGGTGSRMPPPRPGQIPICNTSPAPRAEQSRASPNPPEPYFPLQSRLDSRTPPTMVLQDLGRRINTAVTNLTREANLDEKAFDGMLKEICAALLEADVNVRLVGQLRKSIKSTVNFKELPPAVNKKRLIQKAVFDELVKLVDPHAEPFKPKKGKSNIIMFVGLQGAGKTTTCTKLARHYQARGFKACLVCADTFRAGAFDQLKQNATKAKIPYYGSLTETDPAVVAREGVEKFKKEKFEIIIVDTSGRHRQEEALFQEMVDIQTAVRPDETIMVLDASIGQQAESQAKAFKEAADFGAIIITKTDGHASGGGAISAVAATHTPIVFIGTGEHMLDFERFAPQQFVSKLLGMGDMAGLVEHVQSLKLDQKDTIKHITEGIFTVRDLRDQLSNIMKMGPLSKMAGMIPGMSGMMQGMDDEEGSAKLKRMIYICDSMTEKELDSDGKMFIEQPTRMTRVAHGSGTSVREVEDLLTQQRMMAGMAKKMGGNMKNMQRAQSAMAGGNKAQQLAAMQKRLQSMGGAGAAGGGMPDMGSLMKMLGGGGMGGGGGGMPDMSAMMRQMGMGGMPGMGGGAPGGGRGRRG from the exons ATGCTTGAATTCCAGGCTGGTGGCACTGGATCCCGCATGCCGCCTCCGAGGCCAGGCCAAATTCCCATTTGCAACACGTCTCCAGCCCcaagagcagagcagagcagagcatCACCAAACCCACCAGAACCGTATTTCCCCCTCCAAAGTCGGCTCGACAGCCGCACCCCGCCCACCATGGTTCTTCAagatctcggccgccgtATCAACACGGCCGTCACAAATCTCACCAGAGAGGCCAACCTTGACGAAAAG GCCTTCGATGGCATGCTCAAGGAGATTTgcgccgccctgctcgaagccgacgtcaacgtgcgcctcgtcggccaaCTGCGAAAGTCCATCAAGAGCACCGTCAACTTCAAGGAGCTCCCGCCCGCCGTCAACAAGAAGCGCCTCATCCAGAAAGCCGTCTTCGATGAGCTCGTCAAGCTTGTCGACCCCCACGCCGAGCCCTTCAAGCCGAAGAAGGGCAAGTCCAACATCATCATGTTCGTCGGTCTGCAGGGTGCCGGTAAGACGACGACGTGTACGAAGCTCGCGCGCCACTACCAGGCACGCGGTTTCAAGGCCTGCCTGGTGTGCGCCGACACCTTCCGCGCTGGTGCTTTCGATCAGCTGAAGCAGAACGcgaccaaggccaagatccCCTACTACGGCTCGCTGACGGAGACGGACCCTGCCGTCGTGGCGAGGGAAGGTGTGGAGAAgttcaagaaggagaagttTGAGATCATCATCGTGGACACGTCGGGAAGGCACAGGCAAGAGGAGGCGCTGTTCCAGGAGATGGTGGACATTCAGACGGCGGTTCGACCCGACGAGACCATCATGGTGCTCGACGCATCCATCGGTCAGCAGGCCGAGTCGCAGGCCAAGGCGTTCAAGGAAGCGGCCGACTTTGGagccatcatcatcacaaAGACGGACGGCCATGCCTCGGGTGGTggcgccatctcggccgtcgcagccacacacacgcccatcgtcttcatcggcacGGGCGAGCACATGCTCGACTTTGAGCGGTTCGCGCCACAACAGTTCGTGTCGAAGCTGCTAGGGATGGGCGACATGGCTGGCCTCGTGGAACACGTGCAGAGCCTGAAGCTGGACCAGAAGGACACGATCAAACACATCACGGAGGGCATCTTCACGGTGCGCGACCTGCGGGACCAGCTCTCCAACATCATGAAGATGGGCCCGCTGTCCAAGATGGCTGGCATGATCCCCGGCATGAGCGGCATGATGCAGGgcatggacgacgaggagggcagCGCCAAGCTCAAGCGCATGATTTACATTTGCGACTCGATGACAGAGAAGGAGCTCGACTCGGACGGCAAGATGTTCATCGAGcagccgacgaggatgacgcGCGTGGCGCACGGGTCGGGCACGTCGGtgcgcgaggtcgaggacctgTTGACGCAGCAGCGGATGATGGCGggcatggccaagaagatgGGCGGCAACATGAAGAACATGCAACGGGCGcagtcggccatggcgggaGGCAACAAGGCGCAGCAGCTCGCGGCGATGCAAAAGCGGTTGCAGAGTatgggcggcgccggggccgccggcggcggcatgccGGATATGGGCAGCCTCATGAAAatgctcggcggcggtggcatgggcggcggcggtggtggtatGCCCGATatgtcggcgatgatgcgACAGATGGGTATGGGCGGCATGCCGGGtatgggcggcggcgcgccgggtggtggacgaggacggcgaggttAG
- a CDS encoding Putative peptidase M14, carboxypeptidase A, which translates to MGAPKHANSFKKLSKLILAALLSSGKTVRDHRLSDTAPISTIDRFHNGDKAPHGLGVNRDASPFDYKTVFNGREIGTALRGLEKEYGVQVTNPPHESYWKQKSFVGFLPLDKFTGRINTRSYSVFLTAGVQGRERGGPDSLIYFIGDLLWANKHNEGLAYGNHVYTVEQVRRVLSLGIIVFPLVNPDGHAWDQRWHNCWGNNLNVDYRPEDRSIRGIGVNIDRNYNFTWDYRHAYSELAGDVASDNPEHELFHGCDPLSEAESRNVAWVLETHPRIRWFLDVHTKGRLITHTWTNAVPQTTNTAMSFRNASYDGKRGDPAVGYGEYIRAKDLDVYQDISTSVAAQMANVSGTTFHDVNTLRKEGKTFLGASGSAIDWAYSRHTVNEMTSKVYSFKLKLGASEDEAAAVAQEGGCPYYPSGEQYYRSLKEAAVVYMTFLLNAAKHQAIEAGGGG; encoded by the coding sequence ATGGGGGCCCCAAAACATGCCAACTCCTTCAAGAAACTCTCCAAACTCATCCTTGCTGCACTCCTGTCAAGCGGAAAGACCGTGAGGGATCATCGTCTCAGCGACACTGCTCCCATCAGCACCATTGACCGCTTCCATAATGGCGACAAGGCCCcccatggcctcggcgtaAACAGAGACGCATCCCCCTTTGACTACAAAACTGTTTTCAACGGCCGCGAAATCGGGACTGCCCTACGCGGCCTCGAGAAAGAGTACGGCGTTCAGGTGACAAACCCTCCTCACGAATCCTACTGGAAGCAGAAGTCATTTGTCGGTTTTCTGCCCCTCGACAAGTTTACCGGCCGCATCAACACAAGATCATACAGCGTCTTCCTCAccgccggcgtccagggcCGCGAGCGCGGCGGCCCCGACAGCCTCATATACTTCATCGGTGACCTCCTCTGGGCCAACAAGCATAACGAGGGCCTCGCGTACGGCAACCACGTCTACACCGTCGAACAGGTCCGCCGCGTCCTCTCCCTgggcatcatcgtcttcccGCTCGTCAACCCGGACGGCCACGCTTGGGATCAGCGCTGGCATAACTGCTGGGGCAACAACCTCAACGTCGACTACCGCCCGGAGGACAGGAGCATccgcggcatcggcgtcaaCATAGACCGCAACTACAACTTCACTTGGGACTACCGCCACGCCTACAGCGAGCTGGCGGGCGACGTCGCCTCGGACAACCCCGAACACGAGCTCTTTCACGGCTGCGACCCGCTgtccgaggccgagtcgCGGAACGTTGCCTGGGTCCTCGAGACGCACCCGCGCATCCGGTGGTTCCTCGACGTCCACACCAAGGGCCGCCTCATTACCCACACATGGACCAACGCTGTGCCGCAGACAACAAACACCGCGATGAGCTTCCGGAACGCTAGCTACGACGGGAAGCGCGGTGATCCGGCTGTCGGCTATGGCGAGTACATCCGCGCCAAGGACCTGGATGTCTACCAGGACATTTCCACCAGTGTCGCGGCGCAGATGGCAAATGTTAGTGGCACAACGTTCCACGACGTCAACACCCTGCGCAAGGAAGGCAAGACGTTCCTGGGCGCGTCCGGGTCGGCGATCGATTGGGCATACAGCCGGCATACCGTCAACGAAATGACCAGTAAGGTCTACTCTTTCAAGTTGAAGCTTGGCGCTTCCGAGGATGAGGCGGCTGCTGTTGCGCAGGAAGGCGGGTGCCCGTACTACCCTTCCGGTGAGCAGTATTACAGGTCCCTCAAGGAGGCGGCTGTGGTATACATGACATTcctcctcaacgccgccaagcaTCAAGCCATcgaggcggggggggggggttag
- a CDS encoding Putative phosphatidic acid phosphatase type 2/haloperoxidase, translating to MGIFGKRREAAAVPANGHANGHHNGTSSKRHAAEPYTMSRRPSFGQWLKGTLLDIITMICMGAIGLGIYMAPPAPNRSFAVTFADGEVVYPQFAYPMRNEIIPIWLAAFLASVIPICIILLMQIRIRSFWDVNNAVIGLLYSLICAAVFQVFIKFLIGGLRPHFLEACQPDLSRVTASQGGIARTGYSAAGFQSLYVTKEVCTGDTKEINDSLESFPSGHTTAAFAGLGYLFLYLNAKFKVFSDYHPAMWKLIITYIPILGAVLIGGALTIDEFHNWYDIFAGAAIGIVFAFSSYRMTYAAIWDFRFNHIPLNRGQAFTYGADAELYDAVFTRKAGWGKRGAGGLMHGHEKHHGLGGSGHGGHGNGHGAATGMHGAGTTGAAGVNDYGEPVGSRKPIGSGSRHPDAMV from the exons ATGGGCATCTTTGGAAAGCGTCGCGAGGCGGCCGCTGTCCCTGCCAACGGCCATGCCAACGGCCACCACAACGGAACCTCCAGCAAGCGtcacgccgccgagccctACACCATGTCTCGTCGTCCCAGCTTCGGACAGTGGCTCAAAGGGACGCTGctcgacatcatcaccatgATCTGCATGGGCGCAATTGGCCTGGGC ATTTACATGGCCCCTCCCGCTCCCAACCGCTCCTTCGCCGTCACCtttgccgacggcgaggtcgtctaCCCGCAGTTCGCCTACCCGATGCGCAACGAGATCATCCCCATCTGGCTGGCCGCCTTCCTTGCCTCCGTCATCCCCATCTGCATCATCCTGCTCATGCAGATCCGCATCCGCTCCTTCTGGGACGTCAAcaacgccgtcatcggcctGCTCTACTCGCTCAtctgcgccgccgtcttccaggtcTTTATCAAGTTTctcatcggcggcctgcGCCCCCATTTCCTCGAGGCCTGCCAGCCCGACCTGTCGCGCGTCACGGCCAGCCAGGGCGGCATCGCCCGTACCGGCTacagcgccgccggcttccagTCACTCTACGTCACCAAGGAAGTGTGCACCGGCGACACCAAGGAGATCAACGACTCGCTCGAGAGTTTCCCCAGCGGCCACACCACGGCCGCATTTGCTGGCCTCGGTTACCTGTTCCTTTACCTCAACGCAAAGTTCAAGGTCTTCTCCGACTACCACCCGGCCATGTGGAAGCTCATCATCACTTACATccccatcctcggcgccgtgctcaTCGGCGGCGCTCTCACCATCGACGAGTTCCACAACTGGTACGATATTTTTGCAGGCGCCGCTATtggcatcgtcttcgccttctcctcgtaCCGCATGACGTACGCCGCAATCTGGGATTTCCGCTTCAACCACATCCCCCTCAACCGCGGCCAGGCCTTCACCTACGGCGCTGACGCCGAGCTGTACGACGCTGTCTTCACCCGCAAGGCTGGCTGGGGCAagcgcggcgccggcggtctGATGCACGGCCACGAGAAGCACCACGGCCTCGGAGGCTCAGGCCACGGCGGTCACGGTAACGGGCACGGCGCCGCCACGGGCATGCACGGTGCTGGCACGACGGGCGCTGCAGGCGTCAACGACTACGGCGAGCCTGTTGGGTCCCGCAAGCCCATCGGCTCGGGATCGCGCCACCCTGACGCAATGGTCTAA
- a CDS encoding Putative metallo-beta-lactamase, ribonuclease Z/Hydroxyacylglutathione hydrolase → MSATESLRIPPSAATVQVSIIDTTLDGTLPTAPFMGPPIRGFETWHGVGYAFLVTRTDAQGGRRRVVFDLGLPTDWANDFSPPVIEAVKQMGGVMTARKYVSEILTENGVDLEGIEAVFWSHAHPDHIGRPSLFPASTTLVVGPGVKEAYFPGWPAVQDAPVLAREFEGREVRELDFSSGGGASGAAGLEIGGLRALDYFGDGSFYLLSAPGHAVGHINALARTTATGASADSGISGSGGSNSSFIYMAGDSFHHASVLRPHAGARLPEEVRLPGFCCAGRAFHAVHPLGGNADADRTAFHTIPGTEAGEAALALDVGEARRTLAAVRRFDASPDVLVVAAHDDSLYGVVEFFPRDASGWRGEGWKESGRWLFLRDLRTPVEMAGASA, encoded by the exons ATGTCGGCCACGGAATCCCTCCGGATccccccctcggccgccacgGTCCAGGTCTCCATCATCGACACGACGCTCGATGGGACGCTCCCGACGGCGCCCTTCATGGGCCCGCCCATCCGGGGGTTCGAGACGTGGCACGGCGTCGGGTACGCCTTCCTGGTGACCCGCACCGACGCGcagggcgggcggcggcgcgtcgtgttcgacctcggcctgccCACGGACTGGGCCAACGActtctcgccgcccgtcatcgaggccgtcaagcagATGGGCGGGGTCATGACGGCGCGGAAGTACGTCTCGGAGATCCTGACGGAGAACGGGGTCGATCTTgagggcatcgaggccgtGTTCTGGAG CCACGCTCACCCGGACCACATCGGCCGGCCATCCCTcttcccggcctcgaccaCCCTGGTCGTCGGCCCgggcgtcaaggaggcctACTTCCCCGGCTGGCCGGCCGTGCAGGACGCGCCGGTCCTCGCGCGCGAGttcgagggccgcgaggtCCGCGAGCTCGATTTTAGCAGCGGCGGGGGCGCCAGTGGCGCTGCGGGCCTCGAGATCGGCGGACTGCGGGCGCTCGACTACTTTGGCGACGGCAGCTTCTACCTCCTCTCGGCGCCGGGCCACGCCGTGGGCCATATCAACGCGTTGGCGcgcacgacggcgacgggggctTCGGCAGATAGTGGCATCAGCGGtagcggcggcagcaacagcagcttCATCTACATGGCGGGCGACTCGTTCCACCACGCCTCGGTGCTCCGGCCGCACGCGGGCGCCAGGCTCCCCGAGGAGGTGCGACTGCCCGGGTTCTGTTGCGCGGGCAGGGCGTTCCACGCGGTGCACCCGCTGGGCGGCAACGCCGACGCGGACAGGACGGCGTTCCACACGATCCCGGGGACGGAGGCcggggaggcggcgctggcgctggacgtGGGCGAGGCGCGGCGGAcgctggcggcggtgcggcGGTTCGACGCGAGCCCGGACgtgctggtggtggcggcgcaCGACGACAGCCTctacggcgtcgtcgagttCTTCCCGCGGGACGCAAGCGggtggaggggagaggggtggAAGGAGAGCGGGCGGTGGCTGTTCCTGAGGGATCTGAGGACGCCGGTCGAGATGGCTGGCGCGTCCGCCTGA
- a CDS encoding Putative P-type ATPase, HAD superfamily, P-type ATPase, transmembrane domain superfamily has translation MSGDYPKHPFLLSVQETAQALGVDPDKGLSSQQVQQAQEKYPANEFEVGESVPWYTILSKQLFNAMVLVLVFAMILSFAINDYIEGGVLAFVIVANVTIGFWQEYRAEKQMDALRTLSAPSANVLRDGKTKVIPNAEVVPGDIILLKMGDTVPADMRIFEAMNLSCDEQSLTGEAQPVDKISEANITVPGSEKLATEEGEVGIGDRLNIAYATTIVRKGRGRGIVVATGMQTEVGKIAASTQKKVRKPGRSMNYKKYGKRQPVVGLTKRVYDAVGKFLGLTEGTPLQRKLAALAYVLFGCAIILAIIVFAAHKFDVTGEVIIYAVSLGIAIIPESLVAVLTITMVVAVTVMRKSNVVVRDLSALEALGGVTNICSDKTGTLTQGAMIVRKAWLPFSHTYTVRDSQSPNDPTKGRVTYSESKEQEDKIEEAPKRDYDQERSAAVLKFDVPEEKLQNKQPAKEPEAENEAEMTPRLKAFLLSSALCNLATVRYDEEEAKWQTTGEPTEIALQIFSHRFKLGKKSLEGLGWKQLAEFPFDSSIKRMSVIYDLPETSEASDIWGPGNSLVFTKGAVERVLDLCSHIGFGDDKIELTEELKEEVLNQMNNLASQGQRVLAVGYRDWNGRFTTKQADVSQEKENALRTEVEQGLTLLGLAGIYDPPRRETKPSIAECSSAGIKVHMLTGDHPETAKAIAKEVGIIPKNLGVLPDALAKSIVQKATDFDKMTDEEIDAMPELPLVIARCAPDTKTRMIDALRRRNAFMAMTGDGVNDAPSLARADVGIAMGSGSDVAKSASKIVLTDDKFNSIVSAIRQGRRMFDNIQKFILHLLSSNVGEVILLCCGLAFRDGADLSVFPISPLEILWINMVTSSFPAFGLGREQAAADVMRKPPQNKKRGVFTNQIIVDMIVYGIIMGALTLATFIIVVYGANGGALGQECNKTFTEACRPVFRARAAVFAELTWIILISAWEFKNLRRSMFRLNPDSESKFPFFKDIYDNKFLFWAVIIGALSVFPVIYIPTLNTTLFKHIGITWEWGIVVGFTLLYVVGVEAWKFVKRTFNLLDDHQVVKGAFSQGGEDEGRDFKKTMTFSSFKSWHSFGRKDTGESTGRRSRSQHRTNTNLSGDTRTGEGSPNNSNEKV, from the exons ATGTCTGGTGACTACCCAAAGCATCCATTCCTGCTGTCGGTCCAAGAGACCGCTCAGGCGCTCGGAGTCGACCCCGACAAGGGTCTGTCGTCGCAGCAGGTGCAGCAGGCCCAGGAAAAATACCCTGCCAATGAgttcgaggtcggcgagtCGGTGCCATGGTACACCATTCTCAGCAAGCAGCTGTTCAATGCCATGGTACTCgtgctcgtcttcgccatgATTCTCAGTTTCGCCATCAACGATTACATTGAGGGCGGTGTTctcgccttcgtcatcgtcgccaacgtTACCATTGGCTTCTGGCAGGAATAccgcgccgagaagcagaTGGACGCTCTACGCACCCTCTCTGCGCCCTCGGCCAACGTATTGCGCGACGGAAAGACAAAGGTCATCCCCAA TGCCGAGGTTGTGCCCGGTGACATCATCCTGCTCAAGATGGGCGACACCGTGCCCGCCGATATGCGCATTTTCGAGGCCATGAACCTGTCCTGCGACGAACAGTCCCTGACCGGTGAGGCTCAGCCCGTCGACAAGATCTCCGAGGCCAACATTACTGTCCCTGGTTCCGAAAAGCTGGCcaccgaggagggcgaggtcggtATCGGTGACCGTCTCAACATCGCATATGCCACCACCATCGTCCGCAagggccgtggccgtggcaTCGTCGTTGCTACTGGAATGCAGACCGAGGTCGGAAAGATCGCCGCCTCTACCCAGAAGAAGGTTCGTAAGCCCGGCCGCTCCATGAACTACAAGAAGTACGGCAAGCGCCAGCCCGTCGTTGGTCTCACCAAGCGCGTCTACGATGCCGTCGGCAAGTTCTTGGGTCTTACCGAGGGTACCCCTCTGCAGAGGAAGCTTGCCGCTTTGGCATACGTCCTCTTCGGCTGTGCCATCATCTtggccatcatcgtcttcgccgctCACAAGTTCGATGTAACTGGCGAGGTCATCATCTACGCTGTCTCACTCGGCATTGCCATCATCCCCGAATCTCTCGTCGC TGTTctcaccatcaccatggTCGTCGCCGTGACCGTCATGAGAAAGTCCAACGTCGTCGTTCGAGACCTTTCCGCCCTCGAGGCTCTTGGCGGTGTCACCAACATTTGCTCCGACAAGACTGGAACCTTGACTCAGGGCGCCATGATTGTCCGCAAAGCTTGGCTGCCCTTCTCTCACACCTACACCGTCCGCGACTCACAAAGCCCCAACGACCCGACTAAGGGCCGCGTCACCTACTCCGAGTCCAAGGAGCAGGAAGACAAGATTGAGGAGGCGCCCAAGCGCGACTATGATCAGGAGCGttccgccgccgtcctcaagTTCGACGTccccgaggagaagctgcaaAACAAGCAACCCGCCaaggagcccgaggccgagaacgaggccgagatgacgcCCCGACTCAAGGCCTTCCTGCTGTCCTCAGCCCTCTGCAACTTGGCCACCGTTCGatacgacgaggaggaagcaaAGTGGCAGACCACTGGCGAGCCTACCGAGATTGCGCTTCAAATCTTCTCCCACCGTTTCAAGCTCGGCAAGAAGtccctcgagggcctcggctggaagcagctggccgagttcCCCTTTGACAGTTCCATTAAGCGCATGTCCGTCATCTACGACCTTCCCGAGACCAGCGAGGCGTCCGACATCTGGGGCCCCGGAAACAGCCTCGTCTTCAccaagggcgccgtcgagcgaGTCTTGGACCTGTGCAGCCACATTGGTTTCGGCGATGACAAGATCGAGCTCaccgaggagctcaaggaggaggtTCTCAACCAGATGAACAACCTGGCGTCTCAAGGCCAGCGTGTGCTTGCTGTCGGTTACCGCGACTGGAACGGCCGATTCACCACCAAGCAGGCCGACGTTTCCcaagagaaggagaacgCCCTGCGTACTGAGGTTGAACAGGGCCTTActcttctcggcctggccgGAATCTACGACCCTCCCCGCCGCGAGACCAAGCCATCAATCGCCGAATGCTCCTCTGCTGGCATTAAGGTGCACATGCTTACTGGCGACCACCCCGAGACTGCGAAGGCCATCGCCAAAGAGGTCGGCATTATCCCCAAGAACCTCGGTGTCCTGCCTGACGCTCTCGCCAAATCCATTGTCCAGAAGGCTACCGATTTCGACAAgatgacggacgaggagattGACGCCATGCCTGAGCTCCCGCTGGTCATTGCCCGATGCGCCCCTGATACCAAGACTCGCATGATTGATGCACTTCGTCGCCGCAACGCCTTTATGGCAATGACCGGTGATGGTGTCAACGACGCCCCCTCTCTGGCCCGCGCTGACGTTGGTATCGCCATGGGCTCCGGATCCGACGTCGCCAAATCCGCTTCCAAGATCGTCTTGACCGATGACAAGTTCAACTCCATCGTTTCCGCCATCCGCCAGGGTCGTCGCATGTTTGACAACATCCAGAAGTTCATTCTCCATTTGCTCAGCTCCAACGTTGGCGAGGTCATCCTTCTTTGCTGCGGTCTCGCTTtccgcgacggcgccgacctctcCGTCTTCCCCATCTCTCCCCTTGAGATTCTCTGGATCAACATGGTTACTTCGTCCTTCCCTGCCTTCGGTCTTGGTCGCGAGCAAGCCGCTGCCGATGTCATGCGCAAGCCCCCCCAGAACAAGAAGCGCGGTGTCTTTACCAACCAGATCATCGTCGACATGATTGTCTACGGCATCATCATGGGTGCATTGACGTTGGCCACGTTCATCATTGTCGTCTACGGTGCCAACGGCGGAGCCCTTGGCCAGGAGTGCAACAAGACTTTCACCGAGGCCTGCAGACCCGTGTTCCGCGCCCGTGCTGCTGTCTTCGCCGAGCTTACCTGGATCATCCTCATCTCTGCCTGGGAGTTCAAGAACCTGCGCCGATCCATGTTCCGCCTGAACCCCGACAGCGAGAGCAAGTTCCCCTTCTTCAAAGACATCTATGACAACAAGTTCCTCTTCTgggccgtcatcatcggcgcccttTCCGTCTTCCCTGTCATCTACATCCCGACGCTCAACACCACCCTTTTCAAGCACATTGGCATCACGTGGGAGTggggcatcgtcgtcggctttACGCTTCTCTATGTTGTCGGTGTCGAGGCCTGGAAGTTCGTCAAGCGCACCTtcaacctcctcgacgaccacCAGGTCGTCAAGGGTGCCTTCAGCCAGGgtggcgaggatgagggtCGCGACTTTAAGAAGACCATGACTTTCAGCTCCTTCAAGAGCTGGCACTCGTTCGGCCGCAAGGACACGGGCGAGTCGACAGGTCGCCGTAGCCGTTCCCAGCACcgcaccaacaccaacctCTCGGGCGACACCCGCACCGGCGAGGGTTCTCCCAACAACAGCAATGAGAAGGTCTGA